A single region of the Silene latifolia isolate original U9 population chromosome 8, ASM4854445v1, whole genome shotgun sequence genome encodes:
- the LOC141596628 gene encoding uncharacterized protein LOC141596628, translating into MEQFRQIGEVLGSLKALMVFQHEIQVNQRQCCFLLDAFTLAYETIAEEMKGNLRFEERHTKWKVLEQPMKELYKISREAEAYVRKSFENKDWWAKAITLYQNRDCVELHIHNLLSCMPNVIEAIETAGEYEHEWSRKYQREWFDSKLFQWKYGKQYLVSTEISNRIDGVWNEDRWILLDKIREKRIPRSNKYTEQLANLLLKNLEPMDDKLLPCSFLLGSKDYQVKRRLGTSGEYKEISWLGETFVLRHIRGNDQYLNPELSHLLSLSHPNILQYFCGFNDDEKNEYFMITEMMSRDLGSHIKEFYSPRKRIPLSVPVAVDIMLQIARGMEYLHSKKIFHGDLNPSNILVKPRGSSSEGFVHVKVSKFGPSSVTTPKHKKINSSEALSYIWYAPEVLAGQEESRHDVDTKYREKSDVYSFGMVCFELLSGKVPFDDAHLQGEKMTRNIRAGERPLFPHHCPKFMINFTKKCWHSDPHQRPTFSSISRILRYIKRFLVMNLDHSYPDAPVPPVDYCDIESAFLKNFPSWMINEAQPVSEIPLQMFAYRVMERERCMSHFRDINESSSDGNSMSGDEHVANADDPFIPVSETKITVRHESINERLSTARRSPDTKANRNPGTPKGRLLRPPTLARNTRSLHSSPENHMTVVSPRKWRKSGHASDSELS; encoded by the exons ATGGAGCAATTCCGGCAGATAGGCGAAGTTTTGGGAAGCCTAAAAGCGTTGATGGTATTCCAACACGAGATTCAGGTGAATCAAAGGCAATGTTGCTTTCTCCTTGATGCTTTTACATTGGCTTACGAGACAATTGCAGAGGAAATGAAAGGAAACTTGAGATTTGAAGAAAGACATACCAAATGGAAAGTTCTTGAGCAGCCTATGAAAGAGCTCTACAAGATAAGCCGAGAGGCTGAGGCATATGTTAGAAAATCCTTCGAGAACAAGGATTGGTGGGCTAAAGCCATAACATTGTACCAAAACCGAGATTGTGTAGAACTCCACATTCACAATTTGCTGTCTTGCATGCCAAATGTAATTGAAGCTATAGAAACTGCTGGAGAATACGAACATGAATGGTCAAGGAAATACCAACGTGAATGGTTCGATTCAAAGCTCTTCCAGTGGAAATATGGGAAGCAATATCTGGTTTCTACGGAAATCTCCAACCGTATTGATGGAGTTTGGAATGAAGACAGATGGATTCTACTTGATAAAATTCGGGAAAAAAGAATACCTCGGTCTAACAAGTATACTGAGCAACTCGCGAATCTTCTCCTGAAAAACTTGGAACCCATGGACGATAAGCTTTTACCGTGTTCATTTTTACTTGGTTCGAAGGACTACCAGGTGAAGAGGCGGCTGGGAACCAGTGGTGAATACAAAGAGATCTCATGGTTGGGTGAAACTTTTGTTCTTCGACATATTAGAGGGAATGATCAGTATTTAAATCCTGAATTGTCCCATCTATTATCTCTCTCTCACCCAAACATATTGCAATATTTTTGTGGTTTCAATGATGATGAAAAGAACGAGTATTTCATGATTACAGAGATGATGAGCAGGGATCTTGGTAGCCATATAAAAGAATTCTATAGTCCGAGAAAGAGAATACCACTTTCTGTACCGGTTGCAGTTGACATAATGCTTCAGATTGCAAGAGGGATGGAGTATCTTCACTCGAAGAAAATATTCCACGGGGATTTAAATCCTTCAAACATACTCGTCAAACCAAGAGGTAGCTCTTCAGAAGGTTTTGTCCAtgtaaaagtttcaaaatttggtcCATCATCAGTAACGACCCCCAAACATAAGAAAATTAACTCAAGTGAGGCACTATCATATATCTGGTACGCCCCAGAAGTCCTAGCAGGACAAGAGGAATCAAGACATGACGTAGATACCAAGTATAGAGAGAAGTCGGATGTGTACAGTTTTGGTATGGTATGTTTCGAGCTTTTGAGTGGAAAAGTCCCTTTTGACGATGCTCATCTGCAAGGAGAGAAAATGACTCGAAACATTAGGGCCGGAGAAAGACCACTTTTCCCACATCACTGCCCCAAATTCATGATAAATTTTACAAAGAAATGTTGGCACTCGGACCCACATCAACGGCCAACTTTCTCATCCATTTCCCGAATACTTCGATACATAAAAAGGTTCCTAGTAATGAACCTAGATCATAGCTATCCGGATGCTCCTGTACCTCCAGTTGATTACTGTGATATTGAGTCAGCCTTTCTAAAGAATTTTCCTTCTTGGATGATCAATGAGGCACAACCTGTTTCGGAAATCCCACTTCAGATGTTTGCATATCGAGTCATGGAAAGAGAAAGATGTATGAGTCATTTCAGAGATATCAACGAATCTAGCAGTGACGGAAATTCAATGTCGGGAGATGAGCATGTGGCCAATGCAGATGATCCTTTTATACCTGTCTCGGAGACAAAAATTACAGTTCGTCACGAGTCTATTAATGAAAGGCTTTCAACCGCTAGGAGATCACCAGATACAAAAGCAAATAGAAATCCAG GAACACCAAAAGGACGATTATTGAGGCCTCCAACACTTGCAAGGAATACACGTAGTTTACATTCATCGCCTGAAAACCACATGACTGTCGTAAGCCCCAGAAAATGGAGGAAGTCTGGGCATGCATCAGACTCTGAGCTATCGTAG
- the LOC141596632 gene encoding tubulin gamma-1 chain yields the protein MPREIITLQVGQCGNQIGMEFWKQLCLEHGISKDGILEDFATQGGDRKDVFFYQADDQHYIPRALLIDLEPRVINTIQNSEYRNLYNHENVFLSDHGGGAGNNWASGYHQGKEVEEDIMDMIDREADGSDSLEGFVLCHSIAGGTGSGMGSYLLETLNDRYSKKLIQTYSVFPNQMEISDVVVQPYNSLLTLKRLTLNADCVVVLDNTALNRIAVERLHLSNPTFAETNSLVSTVMSASTTTLRYPGYMNNDLVGLLASLIPTPRCHFLMTGYTPLTVERQANVIRKTTVLDVMRRLLQTKNIMVSSYARTKEASQAKYISILNIIQGEVDPTQVHESLQRIRERKLVNFIEWGPASIQVALSRKSPYVQTAHRVSGLMLASHTSIRHLFSKCLGQYDKLRKKQAFLDNYRKFPMFADNDLSELDEARDILETLVDEYKACESPDYIKWGMEDPDHLMSGEGSAAGMVDPNMPV from the exons ATGCCGAGAGAAATCATAACATTACAAGTAGGACAATGCGGAAATCAAATCGGAATGGAGTTCTGGAAACAACTTTGTCTTGAACATGGTATTAGTAAAGACGGCATCCTCGAAGATTTCGCTACTCAG GGAGGTGACAGGAAAGATGTTTTCTTCTACCAAGCTGACGATCAGCACTACATACCGCGAGCATTACTTATAGATTTGGAGCCTCGAGTAATTAATACTATACAAAACAGTGAATACCGAAACCTCTACAATCATGAAAATGTTTTTTTGTCCGATCATGGTGGAGGTGCTGGGAACAATTGGGCTAGTGGATATCATCAG GGGAAGGAAGTTGAGGAGGATATCATGGATATGATTGATAGAGAAGCTGATGGAAGTGATAGCCTTGAAGGTTTTGTTCTGTGCCATTCAATTGCTGGAGGAACAGGGTCAG GTATGGGTTCATATCTCCTGGAGACCCTAAATGATCGTTATAGCAAAAAGTTAATACAGACATACAGCGTGTTCCCAAATCAGATGGAGATCAGTGACGTTGTGGTGCAACCATACAACTCTCTGCTAACACTTAAGCGGCTAACACTAAATGCGGACTGTGTTGTTGTTCTCGACAATACTGCACTTAATAGAATTGCTGTAGAACGACTCCATTTGTCCAATCCTACTTTCGCTGAGACAAATTCACTGGTTTCTACCGTAATGTCAGCCAGCACCACCACATTACGTTACCCTGGATACATGAATAATGATTTGGTTGGTCTTCTTGCTTCTTTAATTCCAACACCGAGATGCCATTTCCTAATGACGGGATATACACCACTGACTGTCGAGCGGCAG GCTAATGTTATTCGAAAAACAACTGTACTCGATGTCATGAGAAGACTTCTTCAG ACCAAGAACATTATGGTTTCTTCGTATGCTCGTACCAAAGAAGCTAGTCAGGCAAAGTATATATCAATTTTAAACATTATCCAAGGAGAAGTGGACCCAACACAG GTTCATGAGAGTTTGCAGCGAATCCGTGAAAGAAAGCTAGTCAATTTTATTGAGTGGGGCCCTGCTAGCATCCAG GTTGCTCTATCGAGAAAATCACCATATGTCCAAACAGCTCATCGG GTAAGCGGTCTCATGTTGGCAAGCCACACTAGCATTCGACATCTCTTTAGCAAATGTCTGGGTCAATATGATAAGCTGCGGAAGAAACAAGCTTTCCTGGACAACTACCGAAAGTTTCCAATGTTTGCA GACAATGATTTATCCGAACTTGATGAAGCAAGGGACATACTCGAAACCTTGGTTGATGAATACAAAGCTTGTGAATCCCCAGATTATATCAAATGGGGAATGGAG GATCCAGACCACCTTATGTCTGGGGAAGGAAGTGCCGCTGGAATGGTCGATCCAAACATGCCGGTCTAA